From Argopecten irradians isolate NY chromosome 3, Ai_NY, whole genome shotgun sequence:
ACCCGATCAAGGCCCCATCCATCAGCAGACCCGACATATGCATGGTTACACATCAATGGCAATACGTACCGCACCCGATCCGTTACTAAGTCCCTTGTCGTCATAGCCCGCGGATACACTAATCAACGACTTTGAAACCGGCATAGCGGTTTTACGGAATTAAACAGATTTTATCTAAAGGATTACAAATGTTGGAAAAATTAAACCGTCATCAGATAGGccttttgtttattatattctATCTTTGATGACGCAGTTGAAACGATGTTAAAAGACCAGAGGCAAATTTTTGAGGCTAGCCAAGATAGGGTCGCGTGCAATGCATGTTTCATTTGTAGATTATTCAACCATCTTCTGAAATACTGTTATACCCAAGTTTCAATTAACAGCTCCCTAGGGAGTTAACACACGAATCACGTCACACGCTGCTGTGGGCGACTACAAGATCCCCTCACCTGGCTAAAATTACACAAAGTGATGAACACTAAGATATGACGTTTGGTTCATCAAACTTGTATTTATAACGGATTTGTTGCCGAAAGGAACATTTTACATGAAGTGAGAGAAGTCATAATGAATTGTTACAACCCACTTTAAAAAAGAATTCAACTTCCAAAAACCGATATTTTCAACTAAATATCAATGTTGTCGACAATGTCAATGTTGTTGCAGAATAACAAAATGATATTCAAACTAACATTTGGCCAGTCGTTTGTATGCTCTCCTCTTTAGATAGCACTATTCTTTGGCTTTAGCCTAGATTTGTGCGTGAAGTAACAAAGCAGAAAACAGTATCCAATGGTGAATATATTCTTCATGTATACTAATGTTAACGGAATCAAATAAAGATGCTCAAATTTTTACAGTTGAACTTAAAATCCATCCATTTTTGACACTTTGTCAACTGTCTAACCTGCATCCAGCATTAGATTAAAAAAcctaaaaaatatttgaaacctTAATCATTTTAGATGGAAAAGTTGAACGGACCAATATTTTGAAACCTCAGAACATACATGTGGATATGCTTGCCCCTTAATACTGAAATGAATTAAAGTTTGTCTAACTATCAATTAATGGCAAACCTGGAGGACTACGCAATCAAGCAGCAGCGGATAACTATTCAATCAATTCAATGGATGACAAAGTCAAGCAAAGCAAAGCAAAGCAAGAAATGCAGTATTAATTGGCCATATTGCTTGTTAACGACTGTAAGAACTAAAAGTACTGAAAATCGGATGCGTCGTATACTCCGAACAGatataatgaatatcatatgtGCTATTACCTATCTCCTTTCGATATTGATAGTCTGCGTGGCCGATCAAGTACATTTGCCTTACTCAAAGTCCGTAGAACGTTTGCCTCATTAATCACTATCCCAATTGATTCAAGCGTCATTGCCGCCATTTGacgaacatatttttttatacatttattatcaACTGAAAGTGTTTCTATGTTTGGTACAAAAGAATCTGACTTGATAGTCATTAAGGTCATTACACATCAAGTCTGACCCCGGCAAATGTTCCGCCCTATTAAGGGTCACTACTCTTTCTAAACATATGGGAAACAAGTTTTAAATAGGACTAAAATGTCCTTTCTAAAGAGATGGGGAAAAAAGCTTTGCCAAGGACTGACAGTCATATTTAGCGGCTGCAATTAAGACTACTACGTAGAGgcaaattatttataacatgttaggacaatatttaagcTGGTAGAGCTTTCGTTTGTTTACGTTGATTGCCTTGTTTCTACATGCTTTCAAGTGATACCCTATCAACTGATTAAATGTCTCCAGTCTTTGAGTACACAGACTCTTGAATAGAGAATAATAATAGATGAAAGTGGAAATGATTGTTTGACATATTCAATGCAAGGTGTACATTTAcaagtaaaagtaaaaacaGCAAGAGGTTAACCGGAAGAATTTAAGAAGGTGTGGGTATACTAGTAATTGTCAtcagaataaaagaaaacaataaatgaaCATTAATGCAATATGAAAGAGAAAATattcaaacttttaatttgAGTGGCAGGACATCAAATCGCATTATACATGGAAATTTTGTTTTAgctacaaaatgtaaacaaattaagATATATGTATCAACATGTTTCGCTTTTAATTATGATTTGTCAAGATACTTACTTAGTTCAATTAAACACGTATGGGTGTAACGACATTAACAACTTTTAGATTGTAGATTTAAAGTTTTTCTTTAGACGTGAATACTGTAAACTTcaaacattaaaacattaaacaagTGGTAATTGAGTGTGAGAAGCTTTATCTTAATTTAAAGCCGATGCCCCGTAATGGCCCGGGATTACAGGTGCTGGTTAGCAGTGAGATAATTCATCTATTCGGAGTTCCCTGTAAGGTTGTCGAAGTAGGCCCAAATAACAAGCTATCACAAATGTATCGGTATCACTTGGTTCGGGTATACTGCGCTTTCTGTGATGGGCTGGGGCCCGGTACATATTGACCGTCTCTGTACAGATTAACGGCAGCTAAGTGGCAATAGATGCAGTCAATTTCCTTTATGCATCCGTTAAATGACAATTTATAGTCaattttatctccctttaaaAGCACTTTAAGAACGTGTTGAAAAATCTCGGATTATGCTCATAATATTGTGCCCGTTAGCAGGATAACCTGTAGCAAACACCAATAAAGCATAAACAGCTTTTTTGGCGTCCTGAATTTGTTTAATTGTAAGCAAGTGGGTAATTTGATATGCTTTCGAATAGTTTAATTTGCTGTCGCCAATGATATTtcctatcaaaataaaaaaaaaatgaattttcaaaacCATTTCCACAAACATTCTGACTATAAATATGCTACTCAGATTTAAAATTAGATGTTATATATCATGAGAACAACTCTGGCTCAAGTGACGACTGTTTAATCGGAAGTTAAATAAAAGGGTCATTTACCCATTCAGTGAAAGATATCTTAAATGAAACACATACCTAGATTTGTCTTTGGGGTTGAAATTATTCCAACTCTTGTGATTTCCTTTACAAATGTCGACTAAAAACTGAAATATAAACAGCCTTAAAGTAAAATTTGTTTGACAAAGACCATGGTGAAGCCACTTCGCTAACAAAGAATATTCAGAACGCTACTGTACTCTCCGAACATACCAAATACTCTTGGTCAGGGAAATTCATGTCGAAGTTGATCCCGTTATAGTCATTAAATTGTTACGGGGCTAAAAGTTTAGCTCGATTTGTAAAATAATGAGGTGTTTTTAATGACCTGCGtccagtttcatgaatattccttAACTTATAGAATTCCTTAACTAAATTATCCATGGAAAaccttttatttacatatgttaaGGAAGGTTCTTTAACTTAAGATGGTTTCTTTacatctgtaatgctttccttcAGTGAATATTACATTAATGAATTCCGTTAAAGAACTGTTTATGAAACGATGTCCAGGAAATGCACAAAGTATGAGATacgtacatattttgttttattaacgcGACAATAGATTTTACTTTGTttacaaactgtgtgaatctgcttctcacaaaagtttgcaaacaaaatttatttcataccccgataaagttaaaaaaaatagttacaccaatgcttataattaatttttcaggtttcatgataaaataaaatacgtttaaacgtaagattccattgattttccaatggatgattttttttctaagtCAATACACAACGTCGACGTATCTATTTTGACTTCATGATAACGTCGGATTTTCGCGTCATTCTCAGATATTCGTGAAAGAGATTTTTAATAATCATATAATTAGaatttgtattgtatatagcGACCATGTGAATATAATGCTACATTTCTTCTTTTCACTTCCTTGCTGATTGTAAGcggaagaaaaataaaaagacaaacaacaaaaagaaacaaacttAAACATATTTGTGCCATATTTAGATCTATCGTCATGATACGTCACGATCTATCACTAATGTCATTGTTTTTCAACTTCACCACGTTGCGGATTTTCACAAAagttgcaaacaaaatttatttcattgaagcattgaagtcactatttttaatttcatcggggtatgaaagaaattttgtttgcaagtACGCTGATTCTCACAACAATttgcaaacacaatttatttcatacccgatgaaattaaaaatagtgacttcaatgccgATAATTAATTTGTCAGgctactttataatataaaatgaattacgcttacacgtacgattccactgatttttttcaagggattattttgccaaatcaatacgcaacgtaaatgttttttaattgtgacgtcacgttaacgTCAGATTTCCCCGCCATtcccggatttttttttcatcatggaatgcaaaaaaaaataggcaaatcagaaagccagaaacaaataaaaattagttATAACCCGTTAAAGCTAAACATAGTTACATTAATgcttataattgttttttagaATACTTGATAGCATAAAATAcctttaaacgtacgattccattgattttccaatggattatttatttctaaattaatgcgcaacgtcgacgtctctattgtgacgtcatgataacgtcgcgTTTTCGTGTCGTTCATGGATGTTTTCTTAATTCAAGCATTGATATCgctatttcttattttcatcggctatgaaagaaattttgtttgcaaacaaagtttatttcaattaagcatttgatgtcactatttttgaatttaatggtagtatatgaaaacaaaacaaaaaatgtttgcaaacttttgtgagaacagtttgcaaacatcttttttatatatcccgataaatttaaaaaaaaaagttacatcaatgcttataataaaTTTGTATagtctatttgataaaataaagtatgtttaaatgtacaattCTAGTGATTTTTCAAAGGATtattttccgaatcaatacgcaacgtcaaagTCTTTATTGTGGGGTTTCACGCCATTCATAGCAAAAACGTATTTGCCAATAgaaaagccagatttggtatgaaaacaaagaaaaataaattataacccgatgaaataaaaaaaatagtgacatcaatgtttataattcattttccagatcgtttgataaaataaaatacgtttacacgtaccaTTCCATTAATTTTCCGAGGATTTGTTTTCCCAAATCAAAATGCAGCCGTTgggacgtcacgataacgtcggttTTCGTGCCAATCTcggatttttatttttgaaaaaaaatcggaaaaTCAAAACGCCAGATTtagtataaatacaaataaacattaattatagtaaatgaagaaaaagaatctgccaattcagaaagtcggattttagtatgaaaacaaatacaattaatAATCATCTATTTAAACCGTGAGAGTGAATGAAGATAAGCAAATACCATTTCATCAAAAAGTAATTAGTGATGCTATTTTCATCAATGCATTTAAAGTGAATATAAGAAAAAACCCGTTTTGAAGCTCAATCTAATCACAATAAGGTCCATCGGCTGCACAGTCTGGTTTCATGTTAATCATGTTAATTCAAATGTCAATTTCGTCTTCCCACTTCTGAAAGCATATCTGGAAACAAACAGAGACTGTACAGTGTGGTtgaagggacataactcttgtTTCCATATACGATACTACTTTtcaatgtaatttttttattttcatgaacgAACATGAACTGAGACATAGTCTTACCTGTTCATTTTCGACTTTGACACCgataacagcaaaaattaaaatcacttgaatacaatttatttacatgtCCAATTAAGTCAACAATAGCTGCATTATAAAATTGTTGTAATTAATCTCCTCTTGCTCCTTCTCCCAATCTCCCCTCGCCATCCTGCTCCTTCTCCCCGCCTCTTCTCCTGCTCCTTCTCCACACTTTTCCTCCTCCTTCCCCTCCTTCACTCCTCCTGCTCTTCTCCTCCTCCTTCTCCCCTCCTCCTCTCCCCCACCTCTTTTTCACTTCCTCCTTCTCTCCTCTTCCTCCTTCTTCTCCCCATTCTCCCactcctcctccttctcctccttcgGCCCTCCTACCCTCCTCTTCTCCTTCGCCTCCTTCTTCTtctccttctcctcctcctctctcccaCCTCCTCCCAATCCCCTCTTCCTTCTTCCCTTCTCCTCCCTCCTACTCCTTCTTCCCTCCTCCTCCCCTTCCTTAACTCCCTTCTCATCCACCTCCTCCCTCTTCCTCCTTTTCCTTTTCATTCTTCTCTCCTCCTCCTttttctcctcctcctccccccctcctctcctcctcctccttctgCTTGTCCCCTCCCCTCCTCCTTCTCCCCTCAACTCCTCCCCTCATCCTTTTTTCCTCGTCGTCTTCCCCTCCTCCTTCTAACCGtcctcccctcctcctcctACTCCTCCTCCCCTTCTCCTCCTCCTTCTCCCCCACCTCCTTCACCCCCTCCCCTCCTCCTCCATTCCTTATCCCTTTCCTCCTTCTTCTCCTCATCTtctcccctcctcctcctcccctgCCCTCCTCTTCGCCTCCTTCCCTCCTCTTTCTCCTCTCCTCTCGTCCTTCTCCCCTCCTCTCCTCCTACTGCTTCTCCCCTCCTCTCCTCCTTCTGCTTTTCCCCCTCCTCCCCCTTCTCCCTCTCCTCCTCCTTCTTCCCTCCTCCTTCTCCCTCAACTCCGCCTTTCTCCCTCCTCTCGTCTTCTCCTCCTTCTCCCCTCgtcttctcctcctcctccgCTTCTCCCCTCCTACCCTCCTTCTGCTTCTCCCCTCCCCCCttctcctctcctcctcctcctcctcccccctcctcctctctctctccttctcCCCTCCTTCTCcttctccctcctcctcctcctctccccctcctcctccttctccttCTCTTTCTCCCCCTCCTTCTCcctctcctcctccttctcCCCCTCGTTCTCCTTCACCCCTACCCCTCCTCCTTCTCCCTCTCCTCATTGATACTGCCATTACTTGTAAATCCACTTTCTCTTATACCTTATAATTAATGAACCCGTATTATAATGCTTTATCCGATACAATaaactcatgtcgcctgaggctgtattattgGCCACTCATGCAATACAAACTTGTCACGTCACTAcataaacttttttttgtttttctcgGTAAATTTTAGcgttattttcagaaaaatgatagttataatataatacaattttCATGTGTGGAGTATTGATTTGCAGATATTCTACCATCGGAATCACAGAATGGTTTCAGATGTTTTGAAATCCTCAGCAAACCTCCGGTTTTTCAACATTGTATGACCCTCGGGAAGAAAATAGGGTAGAATATCGGCATCCTTCATATTCATATATGATACAGTCTAAAAGTACTGCTTACAGATAGTACATTTTTAACACTGGTTCGTCGGTGGCTTGTCATCAGACTCCTGGTCTAATTATTGTgttcttttttcgcttcaaatAGTGTCCAGATCTTCATACATTACCACCACATTTCTTTTGTCTGTATTTCAAACCAAGACACTATTTGCAGAAAGTAGCTTTTGACAAGTTGAATTCTCTCTACCATTGCAAACATTATCGACCTGAGTATGAAACATGAGGGAGTCCATATGTCTGACCTCACCGATGTAAATCCGCTGCGATGTGATTAATGACTTCATTGTGTAAAAGGTTCATCCAAACTTTTACACAGAAGAAACTTAGGGTCGAGTTTCACGAACATTTCATAAATCTAAAATTTCACATAGGAAgtattacaaacacaaaaaaaaatctttgtggGTGAAGCTTCTTTTAACATGTCCGGTAACTGGTTGGTTTTTTTCACTGCCTCCTTTACAAGTTTGCTGAAATTGATGGCTATATCCACTCTAACTCCAAGATCATTTCCTAAACTAAAACTGTGCAATGATTTCCTGGTCTATACCCATTGTTGGAACTGTGGCCAAATATCTGTTACAGATGAAGTGTAGTTGTCATGTCTTGGATCAATCATCCAGTTTATTCAAATATGATTGCATtatgtttctttctttattttgctGTCATCTGCAAACAGTGTCATCATTGCTTTAACTGTTTCTGGTAGATCATTTATTTACACCAGGAATAGAACCTGTTTTACCACGCCCCACGTGTCCGTGAAGAGGTTTGACCATTAAGCATAACTCTTTGTTAAATAAGATCAACAAGCCCTCCGTTGTCCTGATGATGTCGGTGATCGCATCGATTTAGTGAAAAACCCTACTTTTCAGCTCTGAAACCATACTGATACTGACTAAATATGTGgttatttttttagtttgttGGTATTATCCCTCTCCTTAATGTATGCTACGCTATCTGTCCAGGTTTTCGTTTATAtagtatttattgatatattgatatgtgtacatacaaaacatgttttgttaccatggtcTGTATCAAGTTTTTTGTAGTACTGTATTTATTGCTCTCTCGTCTGACTTGTTTTTGCTTGCCGATATGTATTTTTCGATATTTCAATACTTTTTTGAGAACATGTTCCAAGATTCAGTTAACATTGCAAGAGTATCCTCCCCATTTGCTGACGATTACTAGAAAATGTGATACTTATTATTTATGGCAGAGGTTCAAGGTTGGtgcattttgattttgaatagCAACTGCAAATAGTCACTTTTTCGAGTAGATGATTGTAATTTATATTATCGACTATATTCTCATTGTAAATAGGATAAGATTCAAAATGTTATGCATGCTAATAGATTATAAGACGCTTTCATACGTGAATACGAAGGACATATTCtacctcgggatcacaaaatgttgtaatacCATTGGcttatttttctctcatacctcgatgttttattgcaattttacaattatgatatTGTGTCATTTTAAATTCGAAGAAAACTGCGACTGCACGTCATCCTCCATACATgcaaattgcgtgatattttcaacataaatcccgttgtttgcatctttgtTCGTAAAACTTGCCAAGGTCTTGTGGTGGTTTCTGAAAATATTTAGcgagaaaatagaaatattgttGACGTCACGAGGCTGAATTGCATGGGCGTCACGGCGTcaagaaaattattattttctcagtaaaattttaacattttttcttcagaaactATAATAAACGATGTAGTGTATCTAGTTTTACTattaaagatgcaaacaacggaatttgcattgaaaatatcacgtaattttcatgtatggagaattggcTTGCAGTCGCGATTTTCTTCGAACTTATTTCCAAATATCTGGATATCATCATTGTAATTGGAATAAAACGTCAAGGTATGCGAGAAaaatactacatttgtattacaTACGTGGATCCATATGAAGGATAttcaagcctcgggttttacaacattttgtgaccttcGCTatgaatatccctatccttcatatccacatatgaaacaGTCTAATTACAATCTAGGAATCTACTAGAGAAGTGTTCAAGTTTGATGGTTCTGTTGTTATGCCATCGCCCCAATTGATATTTGGATAATTGAAGTCGTCTAGGATTACAAGTCATTGCTTGGTCAACGAGCTAGTACttctccattttttttttacctgtacctgtcGGTCTTCTGTAAATTCCTCCTAGTATTACCTTCAGTCAATTAGATAGTGATATTTCACAACACACATGCTAATTGAATGAGATGTTGCTTGATTTCTTTTCTTCATCCTGGAAATATGATAACACCGGGTACCCGGTCTTCCCGAGTCCAATGTACAAATGTATCGTTGAGCCTAATTAGCTGTTGAGAAGAGAATCCACATTGGCAAAGAGGACTACTGaacattgttgttgttgttcGGTTCTTCCTGTTGATGTACAAATACATGCGTGGTTTTCGATGTATCGCTCTCCGTTCCGAGTTGTTGACTTACACTGTAGATGTGATATTTAATTTTGCCTTCTCTTGGCGTTCTCTCACATTTCCTGTCACATTCAAGTTAGCTTTTAACTAGTTAATCGTCATCCTGAAGTTGCTACACTGGAAACTTTATCTCTTTACCTTTTTCCAAAGGTGTGTGCCTGTCTGTTTTGTCTCCAAGTGTAAGTTCTATAGGTCGTGTTTTACCCTCGTAATTTTATTATACGAATTGTTATCTCCTGTATGTTCAGGCTTTCTACACAAAGATGGCCACAGATTTTCTCTATATTCTCATCTTTCCTTGCTGTCCCAGATTCGTGCAGTGCTTCATAAAGGTTTAATACGTTTTTTTCTCTCACTTTTAATCCATCCAAGTTCTTCGTTTGTCCCTCAATATTCAGTCTGATTTTCACTCTCCATGATTTCCTCTATTATTGGTGTTAATTGTtagttattgatattttgtacaccatctacatgtatatcctggtcagaaatttaaatatatctaaatacaatgtataaatctAGATATAAGTCCCGGTGAAGACCATCTGTATTAACTGGGCcattttcgattatacggtttgactggttggaccaaGTTGTTCGTAACCATCACTTTGATGGTTTGCCATTATCAAGTAAAAGAAATTTCCTCAATATTTTTGCACatgttttagtttttgtttttatttctttattttgtagTATAGTCTACTTTGAATTATTTGGTAGCCTAACCAgccagggccgttttcgtttatccGGAACAACCGGTTCATGTATAAATCCTGGCGGGCCAGCAGTTTTTGCTACAGGCCTAttagggctttgtcaaggctcgtctgaaaacaatataaaatcaccggGTCCGTCTTTAacgtcgaaccggttgttccggataaacgaaaacggccctggtCTGGTTAACGGTTAGGCTACCAAATGATTCAAAGTAGGCTATACTACAgaataaagaattaaaaataaaaactaaaacatatgCAGAGATATTGAGTAAATTTCTTTTACTTGATAATGGCGAACCATCCAAGTGATGGTTACATGCCAAGTTAGAATGGCTATGATAAGATTGTCCAAATAAATATTACCGCGATCCGGTCCTGATATTTTTTACCGTCTCCCGTGTCGTAATTTACATGACGACGAGAAGTGAGCGAGACTTCGATTGCCATCTTTTGCGAAGTTAGCCAGGACGAAAACACTGGCATTTACGTTGCCAAAATGTCAGAAACATACGGTAATGTTACTTGTCACGACTTTTTCTTCGCTTTATTCTATCATTTATCTAATTCCTCCGCCAAAACACACCGTACTGTTGGAGATCTTCACTTGTTTGTCTGTGAACTGGGGCCGTCTGCTGTCGTCCCTCCCCCCGTCgtttactttttatttacaCAGACACGGAAGTCGTATTGTAAATGTTCTATCGACTgtcaaaatcaatgaaaattgtTGAAATGATGAATAAAGATTCACGTGCTAGCACTGAAGTATAGCTGTAGACCGACGTATATCGTTAGATCTGCAGTTGATCACATTGTTTTTGCCAATCGATGAGATGGATTTTGAACGATCAGCTGATTTTGACTACGATATGAAAACGTATCCCCATCCACGTCATGTACGTGCACAATCATAATAACAGGTCAAAGTCAGTAATGTTAACTCTTGTGTTACGAAACTTAATGTGATCATGATCAGTCGAAGACTTTGTTAGTAACCAGTTACCTCTCCTAGAGGTCTTCATATTATAATTATAGGCAGGGGGCCTCTCTGACCCAACACAGTTGTTTATTCAGGCCACGGAAGGTTATGAAAACCGCTAGGATTGAATTTTACTTCGTGTTCGTTCCAGAATTTGTTCAATCTGCTCTTAAAAATGCtaatataaaaatgacataTGCTAAATAAATCACTCGAATTCATGTTTAGCAGGATGCCAGGATTGGGCTGGGTcaatcattggtgaccaggtagctcgaTCAGCGATAGAGCATTCTACGAGTGAAGGAGATCCTGGGTTCTAATCCCGGTCTGACTGCTACtgtacattttctcctcttctgTTACCTGCCTAGATTTATTATGTATTGCTGAAAAGGCACTAGGCCTATACTGTATCAtagtattatttttcatttggaTGGTGGCcttgatgaaatatttcaataaagctCAACAACTGAATCTTCATTTTCACAGCATATACTGTAATGTATTCAATTGTAGCCACAAAAGATCATTTGTCTTCAGGTTGCTTTAATGATGATGCATGCATATACAAATACATGCTGTTGACATTTTTACGTGATGTGTAAGACATGTTTCCTCAATATATTAATGAACTTACTCTTCTTTTTTCAGATTTTCTCTTTAAATTTTTGGTGATAGGCAGTGCTGGAGCTGGAAAGTCTTGTATTCTGCATCaatttatagaaaacaaatgTGAGTTgagtttacatgtatatgatgtttataatcttgtataaatgtatgttgaGGAAATGTAGATGTAGAACTCCAACGCAGATTCAGTGAATGGTACGATACGTTTATT
This genomic window contains:
- the LOC138319726 gene encoding octapeptide-repeat protein T2-like, whose amino-acid sequence is MKDADILPYFLPEGHTMLKNRRRTRGRRRRRGRRRGRKRRRRRRRGRGGGGGRRRRRGEGEREEEGGGGGGGEEKGGGEKQKEGRRGEAEEEEKTRGEGGEDERREKGGVEGEGGGKKEEEREKGEEGEKQKEERRGEAVGGEEGRRTRGEEKEEGRRRRGGQGRRRRGEDEEKKEERDKEWRRRGGGEGGGGEGGGEGEEE